One window of Streptomyces sp. SUK 48 genomic DNA carries:
- a CDS encoding FAD-dependent monooxygenase, translating into MDYDVVVAGGGPVGLMLACELRLGGARVAVLERLSKVDPTIKGGAITTPGAEALYRRGMLPALAEVQRRTVDRFRAFIREQNGGNGDGGGNGDGGAEAGQGLGIVGHFAGIMLRAGLVDRGEPGLGDAGPAAEIAFVAQQDIERLLGERADELGVDVRRAVELTGFDADEEAVTVHTGHGVVRAGWLVGCDGGRSTVRKLAGFAFPGTEPEITCHQAVVEMTGAEELKVGWTATDTGVYAYGPMPGRVVTVEFDGPPADRDAPVTAEDLQARLRRVCGVDVTVTGVRTATRFTDHARQVTEYRRGRVLLAGDAAHVHSAFGSQGLSLGIGDAMNLGWKLAAVIGGRAPRGLLDTYSAERHPVGARVLDWTRSQVAAMRPDPRSRALREIVGDLAGTVAGTTYLTARLNGGGVRYGCAGGHPLTGRSVPDLELTGCGRLADHLHTGRALLLDLTDDPEPRALAAGYAGRVDTLTARCPSRPELAAVLVRPDGFTAWAADAGAPASTAGLAQALQEWFGVPEAVVVPG; encoded by the coding sequence GCCCGGTGCGGAGGCGCTCTACCGCCGGGGCATGCTGCCCGCGCTGGCCGAGGTGCAGCGGCGGACGGTGGACCGCTTCCGGGCGTTCATCCGCGAACAGAACGGCGGGAACGGCGACGGGGGCGGGAACGGGGACGGGGGCGCGGAGGCGGGCCAGGGGCTGGGGATCGTCGGGCACTTCGCCGGAATCATGCTGCGCGCCGGCCTGGTCGACCGCGGGGAGCCGGGTCTTGGCGACGCCGGGCCCGCCGCCGAGATCGCGTTCGTGGCGCAGCAGGACATCGAGCGGCTGCTGGGCGAGCGGGCGGACGAGCTGGGCGTCGACGTGCGCCGGGCAGTGGAGCTGACCGGTTTCGACGCGGACGAGGAGGCGGTCACCGTGCACACCGGGCACGGGGTCGTACGCGCCGGCTGGCTCGTGGGCTGCGACGGCGGCCGCAGTACGGTCCGCAAGCTCGCGGGGTTCGCGTTCCCCGGTACGGAACCGGAGATCACCTGTCACCAGGCGGTCGTGGAGATGACCGGTGCCGAGGAGCTGAAGGTCGGCTGGACCGCCACGGACACCGGGGTGTACGCGTACGGGCCGATGCCGGGCCGGGTCGTCACCGTGGAGTTCGACGGCCCGCCGGCCGACCGGGACGCGCCGGTCACCGCCGAAGACCTCCAGGCGCGGCTGCGGCGGGTCTGCGGTGTGGACGTCACGGTCACCGGGGTGCGCACCGCGACCCGCTTCACCGACCACGCCCGTCAGGTCACCGAGTACCGCAGGGGCCGGGTGCTGCTGGCGGGCGACGCGGCGCACGTGCACTCCGCGTTCGGGAGCCAGGGGCTGAGCCTGGGTATCGGGGACGCGATGAACCTCGGCTGGAAGCTCGCCGCGGTGATCGGCGGCCGGGCGCCGCGAGGGCTGCTGGACACGTACAGCGCCGAGCGGCATCCGGTCGGTGCGCGGGTCCTGGACTGGACCAGGTCCCAGGTCGCGGCCATGCGGCCGGACCCGCGGTCCCGGGCCCTGCGCGAGATCGTCGGCGACCTGGCGGGGACGGTGGCGGGCACCACGTACCTCACCGCGCGGCTCAACGGCGGCGGGGTGCGGTACGGGTGCGCGGGCGGGCACCCGCTGACCGGCCGCAGCGTCCCGGACCTCGAACTCACCGGCTGCGGCCGCCTCGCGGACCACCTGCATACGGGCCGGGCGCTCCTGCTCGACCTCACCGACGACCCGGAGCCGCGGGCCCTCGCCGCGGGGTATGCCGGGCGCGTCGACACCCTGACGGCCCGCTGCCCGTCCCGGCCGGAGCTGGCGGCGGTCCTCGTCCGCCCGGACGGCTTCACGGCCTGGGCGGCCGACGCGGGGGCGCCGGCGTCGACGGCCGGGCTGGCGCAGGCGCTCCAGGAGTGGTTCGGCGTGCCGGAGGCCGTGGTGGTGCCGGGCTGA
- a CDS encoding SDR family oxidoreductase, producing the protein MQIDLSGRTALVTGSTQGIGLAIATGLARAGARVVVNGRGEDRVADAVRTVRAGSGGGDVTGAAGDLATERGAADVLTAVPAPDILVNNLGVFGSAAPLEIDDAEWRRYFEVNVLSAVRLIRACLPGMKERGWGRILNLASDSAVAVPAEMIHYGMTKTALLAVGRGFAKDAAGTGVTVNSVIAGPTRTGGVEEFVRELVGTELPWDEAQRAFMVRYRPQSLIQRLIEPEEIAHMVVYLASPLASATTGGALRVDGGYVDSILP; encoded by the coding sequence ATGCAGATCGATCTCTCCGGCCGCACCGCGCTGGTCACCGGCTCCACCCAGGGCATCGGCCTCGCCATCGCCACCGGACTCGCCCGCGCGGGCGCCCGTGTCGTCGTCAACGGCCGCGGCGAGGACCGCGTCGCCGACGCCGTGCGCACCGTGCGCGCCGGCTCCGGCGGCGGGGACGTCACCGGCGCCGCGGGCGACCTCGCCACCGAGCGGGGCGCCGCCGACGTCCTGACGGCCGTGCCGGCGCCCGACATCCTCGTCAACAACCTCGGCGTCTTCGGCAGCGCGGCCCCGCTGGAGATCGACGACGCCGAGTGGCGCCGCTACTTCGAGGTCAACGTCCTGTCCGCCGTCCGTCTCATCCGTGCCTGCCTGCCCGGCATGAAGGAACGCGGCTGGGGGCGGATCCTCAACCTCGCCAGCGACTCCGCGGTGGCCGTCCCCGCCGAGATGATCCATTACGGCATGACGAAGACCGCGCTGCTCGCCGTCGGCCGCGGCTTCGCCAAGGACGCCGCGGGCACCGGTGTCACCGTCAACTCCGTCATCGCCGGCCCCACCCGCACCGGCGGGGTCGAGGAGTTCGTCCGCGAACTCGTCGGCACCGAACTGCCCTGGGACGAGGCGCAGCGGGCGTTCATGGTCAGGTACCGGCCCCAGTCCCTGATCCAGCGTCTGATCGAGCCCGAGGAGATCGCCCACATGGTCGTCTACCTGGCCTCCCCGCTGGCCTCCGCGACGACCGGCGGCGCGCTGCGTGTCGACGGCGGCTACGTCGACTCGATCCTCCCCTGA